Proteins encoded together in one Impatiens glandulifera chromosome 1, dImpGla2.1, whole genome shotgun sequence window:
- the LOC124935957 gene encoding secoisolariciresinol dehydrogenase-like, which translates to NVFFRLEGKVALITGGASGIGEYTAKLFAEHGAKIVIADIQDDLGQSLREKIGAKDCTYVHCNVTNEDHIKTAVDKTVETFGKLDIMFNNAGIIDPIKQGIIENEKSYFEKVLAVNVTGVFLGMKHAARVMVPAKSGSIISSASIASILGGTGTHAYCCSKHAVLGLTRNLAVELGQFGIRVNCISPYTAATPLARDYLELDREGLELISNAKANLKGVTLKEDDIAKAALYLASDDAKYVSGLNLVVDGGFSIHNAN; encoded by the coding sequence aatgttttcttcAGACTTGAAGGAAAGGTGGCTCTAATAACTGGAGGAGCTAGTGGTATCGGTGAATACACGGCAAAGCTCTTCGCCGAACACGGGGCGAAAATTGTCATTGCAGACATACAAGACGATTTGGGACAATCATTGCGTGAGAAAATAGGCGCAAAAGATTGCACCTATGTTCATTGCAACGTGACGAACGAGGACCATATTAAAACCGCAGTGGATAAGACAGTTGAGACCTTTGGAAAACTCGACATAATGTTCAACAACGCTGGCATAATCGATCCAATCAAACAAGGGATCATTGAAAACGAGAAGTCATATTTTGAGAAAGTTCTAGCCGTCAACGTGACGGGTGTTTTCCTAGGCATGAAACATGCAGCTCGTGTCATGGTCCCGGCTAAGTCAGGCTCCATCATTTCAAGTGCAAGTATAGCCTCGATATTAGGTGGAACAGGTACTCATGCCTATTGTTGTTCGAAACATGCGGTATTGGGGCTAACTAGGAATTTGGCGGTCGAGTTAGGCCAGTTTGGAATAAGGGTCAACTGCATTTCGCCCTACACTGCGGCAACGCCCTTGGCTAGGGATTACCTTGAATTGGATAGGGAAGGGCTTGAATTAATATCGAATGCCAAAGCTAATCTAAAAGGAGTGACATTGAAAGAAGATGATATTGCTAAGGCTGCCCTTTATTTGGCTAGTGATGATGCTAAGTATGTGAGTGGGCTCAATTTGGTGGTTGATGGGGGATTTAGCATACACAatgcaaattaa